One SAR202 cluster bacterium genomic window carries:
- a CDS encoding amidohydrolase yields MANYKVISSDSHVVEPPNLWVERMDRARFGDKIPHLVEGEPFDFWYAENKKAAPVGAITQAGLRFERPQDIIQEGKFGAVRPGGYIPVEHVKDMDEDGVYGGVVYPSIGLSLYEKLEDPELTRETFAAYNDWLAEFCSADSKRLKGAAMLLVEENVGQAVEELRRIAEMGLTSAMISSYPRVGLTYDKPLYEPFWSAAEELDVTLNLHVTTNRPTTDPGLRGDSAGRIASWVQHDYWARMCLCHIIFSGVLERHPKLKFANVEHELGWLPFFMHRIDVAYREKQQSLPMRFKTDATPSDFMRSNVYHSFQEDAMGIQFRHVIGVDNLMWGSDYPHSESTFPKSLEILDRILKGVPEKERAKIAGGNTAKVYKFD; encoded by the coding sequence ATGGCTAACTACAAGGTTATTTCATCGGACTCCCACGTGGTAGAGCCGCCCAACCTGTGGGTCGAGAGGATGGACAGGGCCAGGTTCGGCGACAAGATACCTCACCTGGTGGAGGGCGAGCCCTTCGACTTCTGGTACGCGGAGAACAAGAAGGCCGCGCCCGTGGGGGCCATAACCCAGGCGGGGCTGAGGTTCGAGCGGCCTCAGGATATTATTCAAGAAGGCAAGTTCGGCGCGGTACGACCGGGCGGTTATATCCCCGTCGAGCACGTCAAGGATATGGACGAGGATGGGGTTTATGGCGGCGTGGTCTATCCGTCCATCGGGCTGTCGCTGTACGAGAAGCTGGAGGACCCGGAACTGACGCGGGAAACTTTCGCGGCGTATAACGACTGGCTGGCGGAGTTCTGTTCGGCGGACAGCAAGCGGCTGAAAGGGGCGGCCATGCTGTTGGTGGAGGAGAACGTGGGGCAGGCTGTCGAAGAGTTGAGGCGCATCGCGGAGATGGGGCTGACCAGCGCGATGATCAGCAGCTACCCCAGGGTGGGACTGACCTACGACAAGCCGCTGTACGAGCCTTTCTGGTCGGCGGCGGAAGAGCTGGATGTAACGCTGAACTTGCACGTGACCACCAACCGCCCGACCACGGACCCCGGGCTGCGGGGGGACTCGGCAGGGAGAATCGCGTCGTGGGTGCAGCACGACTACTGGGCAAGGATGTGCCTGTGCCATATCATATTTTCGGGGGTGCTGGAGAGGCATCCAAAGCTCAAATTCGCCAATGTGGAGCACGAGCTAGGCTGGCTGCCGTTCTTTATGCATCGAATCGACGTGGCGTATCGAGAGAAGCAGCAGTCGCTGCCCATGCGGTTTAAGACCGACGCCACGCCCAGCGACTTCATGCGCAGCAACGTGTATCACAGCTTCCAGGAAGACGCCATGGGGATCCAGTTCCGCCATGTCATCGGCGTCGACAACCTGATGTGGGGCAGCGACTACCCGCACTCGGAATCGACGTTCCCGAAGTCGCTGGAGATACTGGATAGGATTCTGAAGGGGGTGCCGGAGAAGGAGCGGGCGAAGATAGCGGGAGGGAATACGGCGAAGGTGTATAAGTTTGATTGA
- a CDS encoding dihydrodipicolinate synthase family protein produces the protein MPVRLVGGGAAGAQGVGGITGRAYNRNRKRRLIMGQFKGVVAATITPFTPEGKFNEKAFIKIMESNIKAGVDGFWVSGGTGESVLLTEEEVNRTSEISVGLCKGKAKSIIHVGTLTTAASVRMARVAARAGADAIACVPPFFYGPSEQAIIEHYKAVADAAGDLPFFVYNQPRYTQVEFTAPMLDRIKKAVPQIVGVKHSAPDFNNTRRFKAIGLDVFTGSGSLFLSCLAAGGVGVVDGPLTVSPELWINAYRAYQKGNMAEAQKWQDKANVLIDLAAKYGMQATCKALCDVKYGVECREPRRPILPLSREQKKELVSAAEKAGVLGVGGGV, from the coding sequence ATGCCAGTACGACTCGTCGGTGGTGGTGCTGCCGGGGCACAAGGCGTCGGTGGGATCACTGGGCGAGCTTATAATCGAAACAGGAAAAGGAGGCTCATAATGGGCCAGTTTAAGGGGGTCGTCGCGGCGACTATTACGCCTTTCACGCCGGAGGGCAAGTTCAACGAGAAGGCCTTTATCAAGATAATGGAGTCGAACATCAAGGCCGGAGTCGATGGCTTCTGGGTCAGCGGCGGGACGGGAGAGAGCGTGCTGCTGACGGAAGAGGAGGTCAACCGGACGTCAGAGATATCGGTAGGCCTGTGCAAGGGCAAGGCCAAGTCGATTATTCATGTGGGAACGCTGACCACGGCGGCGTCGGTGCGGATGGCGAGGGTGGCGGCGCGGGCCGGGGCCGACGCCATCGCCTGCGTGCCGCCCTTCTTCTACGGGCCGTCGGAGCAGGCGATCATCGAGCACTACAAAGCGGTGGCCGATGCCGCGGGCGACCTGCCGTTCTTTGTCTATAACCAGCCCAGGTACACCCAGGTGGAGTTCACGGCGCCGATGCTGGACCGAATCAAGAAGGCGGTGCCGCAGATTGTGGGCGTCAAACACTCGGCGCCGGACTTCAATAACACGCGTCGGTTCAAGGCCATAGGGCTGGATGTGTTCACGGGGAGCGGGTCGCTGTTCCTGTCGTGCCTGGCGGCGGGGGGCGTAGGGGTGGTCGACGGGCCGCTGACGGTATCGCCGGAGCTATGGATAAACGCGTATCGGGCGTACCAGAAGGGGAACATGGCTGAGGCGCAGAAGTGGCAGGACAAGGCCAATGTGTTAATCGACCTGGCGGCCAAGTACGGGATGCAGGCGACATGCAAGGCGCTGTGCGACGTCAAATACGGCGTCGAGTGCAGGGAGCCGAGGAGGCCCATACTGCCGCTGAGCAGGGAGCAAAAGAAAGAGCTGGTATCGGCGGCGGAGAAGGCGGGGGTGTTGGGAGTGGGCGGTGGGGTGTAG
- a CDS encoding hydantoinase/oxoprolinase family protein: protein MPRLRIGVDVGGTFTDHILFDEDSGSLSVYKTPSSPEDPSRSVLDGIDHFGGERGGLKGLWMVAHGTTVNTNAILSRTGAKIGLITTRGFRDVLAIGRQTRPHFYKWDVDRPEPLAPRYLRLEVTERTDSKGKVVTPLSESDVYQCIETLKAEGVEAVAVCLLNSYVNASHEKRIKEILQEAMSGTYLAVSSEISPEFREFERSSTTTAVAYIGPVFKRYVGNLQKGLTERQRPSPNLYIMQSSGGMASAQVSVERPHLTIESGPAAGVLATIDLGRRVGFKDLISFDMGGTTAKASLIRGLKPSMANMLEIGKEATGYYGVRITGLPVRTPSIDLVECSAGGGSVAWVDVAGLLKVGPQSAGAVPGPVCYDSGGTEPTVTDANVTLGRIAPDFFLGGRMTLKPELSKKAIEEKLGRKLGMSAHEAAQGILDIVNANMVRILRVVSVSRGFDPRQFAMVAHGGAGPLHAGDLAEELEVGRIVVPPSPGLFSALGLVISDIQTSASATRFLRATPQNLEAIRGGLEAQVEECRRTLRQEKIAEKDQIIEKYLEMRYVRQNFELEIAVTSGLKTAGELEAVAAEFHRAHERNYGHADPRAAVEVVNVKARGIGRVPKPEPAMIAEGGKDPSRALLGNRKVFFKQAQGWLECPHYDRARLLRNNVIVGPAMICQYDSSVVVLPGHKASVGSLGELIIETGKGGS, encoded by the coding sequence GTGCCCAGATTGCGGATTGGTGTGGATGTGGGCGGGACGTTTACCGACCACATCTTGTTTGACGAAGACTCGGGCTCGCTATCCGTATATAAGACGCCGTCGTCGCCGGAGGACCCGTCGAGGTCGGTGCTGGACGGCATCGACCACTTCGGCGGCGAGCGAGGCGGGCTGAAGGGGTTGTGGATGGTGGCCCACGGGACGACGGTGAACACCAACGCGATTTTGTCTAGGACGGGCGCGAAGATAGGGCTTATAACGACTCGCGGCTTCAGGGACGTGCTGGCTATCGGGCGGCAGACGCGGCCGCATTTCTACAAGTGGGACGTGGACAGGCCGGAGCCGCTGGCGCCTCGATACCTGCGGCTGGAGGTGACGGAGCGCACCGACAGCAAGGGGAAAGTCGTGACGCCACTGAGCGAGAGCGACGTGTACCAGTGCATCGAGACGTTGAAGGCGGAGGGTGTGGAGGCGGTGGCGGTGTGCTTGCTTAACTCCTATGTCAACGCGTCGCACGAGAAGCGTATCAAGGAGATTTTGCAGGAGGCGATGTCGGGGACGTACCTGGCGGTGTCGTCGGAGATATCGCCGGAGTTCAGGGAGTTCGAGCGCAGCAGCACGACGACAGCGGTGGCGTACATCGGGCCGGTATTTAAACGATACGTCGGCAACCTACAGAAGGGGCTGACGGAGCGGCAGAGGCCGTCGCCGAATCTTTACATAATGCAGTCCTCAGGTGGGATGGCCAGCGCGCAGGTGTCGGTGGAGAGGCCGCACCTGACCATTGAATCGGGGCCGGCGGCGGGTGTGCTGGCGACGATTGATTTGGGGCGGCGTGTCGGGTTCAAGGACTTGATATCGTTTGACATGGGTGGGACGACGGCCAAGGCCAGCCTGATTCGAGGGCTGAAGCCGTCCATGGCGAACATGCTGGAGATAGGCAAGGAGGCGACGGGCTATTACGGGGTGCGGATCACGGGCCTGCCGGTGCGGACGCCGTCAATAGACCTGGTGGAGTGCAGCGCGGGTGGGGGAAGCGTGGCGTGGGTGGACGTGGCAGGCTTGCTGAAGGTGGGGCCGCAGAGCGCGGGGGCAGTGCCAGGGCCGGTGTGCTACGACTCGGGGGGCACGGAGCCGACGGTGACCGACGCCAACGTAACGCTGGGGCGCATCGCGCCGGACTTCTTCCTCGGCGGGCGGATGACACTGAAGCCCGAGCTATCGAAGAAGGCTATCGAGGAGAAGCTGGGCCGGAAGCTGGGGATGTCGGCCCACGAGGCGGCGCAGGGGATATTAGACATCGTCAACGCCAACATGGTGCGTATATTACGGGTGGTGTCGGTGAGCCGGGGGTTCGACCCTCGCCAGTTCGCGATGGTGGCCCACGGCGGGGCGGGGCCGCTGCACGCCGGCGACCTGGCGGAGGAGCTGGAGGTGGGCCGAATTGTGGTGCCGCCGAGCCCGGGGCTATTCTCGGCGCTGGGGCTGGTCATCAGCGACATCCAGACCAGCGCGTCGGCGACACGGTTCCTGAGGGCGACGCCGCAGAACCTGGAGGCGATTCGCGGGGGGTTGGAGGCGCAGGTGGAGGAGTGCCGGCGCACGCTGCGACAGGAGAAAATCGCCGAGAAGGACCAGATTATCGAGAAATATCTAGAGATGCGGTACGTGCGGCAGAACTTCGAGTTGGAGATAGCGGTCACGTCGGGATTGAAGACGGCGGGGGAGTTGGAGGCGGTGGCGGCGGAGTTCCATCGCGCGCACGAGCGCAACTACGGCCACGCCGACCCCAGGGCGGCGGTTGAGGTGGTGAACGTGAAGGCGCGGGGCATTGGGCGGGTGCCCAAGCCGGAGCCGGCGATGATAGCGGAGGGCGGGAAGGACCCGTCGAGGGCGTTGTTAGGAAATCGTAAGGTATTTTTCAAGCAGGCCCAGGGATGGCTGGAGTGCCCCCACTATGACAGGGCCAGGCTGTTGCGCAATAATGTCATCGTCGGGCCGGCCATGATATGCCAGTACGACTCGTCGGTGGTGGTGCTGCCGGGGCACAAGGCGTCGGTGGGATCACTGGGCGAGCTTATAATCGAAACAGGAAAAGGAGGCTCATAA